The DNA window AGCGAGGAACCGGTCGTTGAACGCACCACGGCAAAGTCGGACATCGCCAAGGAAAACTGCCCTGCCAGCAAGACCGACGACGAGTGGGTCAACGTGATTGACTCGAAGGATATCGTCACGAGTTCCTCTTCGGAAACACCGAGTTCTTCTGCCGCAGAAAATCCGGCATCCAGCTCCAGCAAGGAAGTCGAAACGTGCAGGCACATTTCAGATAACGAAGCATTGAAGCAAGGTGCCAATTGCAACTCCAGTACCGACACCGAAACCGTTATCGATTGCGTTACCGACAAAGAATACATTTGTGCTGCAAATTACTGGACACTGGCAGAGATATGCGCACCGGGCAGCGACTGTGACGGTGACGGCATTCCTGACGGAGTTCGCAGAATTGACTTGGAGCCCTGCGATACCGACACATTGCTCTATTTCTACGGACGCAGTTACCAGTGCATTGAAAACAAGTGGGTGTACCTGCCGCCTCCGGGCCCAGACAGCACCTATTCCCAGGCACGTAATGTCTCGGTACAGCCCCGCCAGGGAATGGCCGTAACCCCGCGTGTCGTGATAGTAAAGAATGCCGACGGAACCGTTTCTATCCGCGATGACGGTTACTACGTCACAAACAACTTCGTTATCAAAGATGTTTACACAGAACTTTCTGGTGATACCATCATCGTAGACGTCATCTACCCTGACGGAGCAAACCTACACTCCTACCAGATTAGCGCGCTCACGTTTACCGTCAGCAAGGAATACACAAACGTCAAGTACCTGAAGTACAAAGACGATGATCGTGTAAAGCCTTTGTTCGAGGAAGACGAATTGCTCCCCTGCGCAAGCTCTTCGACTTGCCAAGAGTGCGGAGAAGGTCTCGATTGTTAATCCGCTTTATCTCTTAAAGCGAACCGACAACTCGTTTAGCATCGGCCATGGCGCGGACCACAAGGGACGCGCCATTTGCACAGTCACCGACTGCGTAAATGTGGCGAGCGGGATCCGGAATGATCGCGGTACGCGGTGTCAGCTGCAGGCCCAAATCGTTCACGATGCCCTCGGCCGGAACTCCGGTAAAGCCCATAGCGAGCACAACAAGGTCGGTATCGATGACTTCAGTAGAATTCGGAACTTCGTTCGGCTTGAGCGGGCGCCCCTGCGGGGACATTTCCCATTCCACGCGGACAGCTTCGACACCTGCGACACGGCCATCTTTCACGATGAACTGCTTGGAAGATACATTCCAGCGACGTTCACCGCCTTCATGCTGAGCGTAGCTGGTACGCAGCATGTACGGCCAATCCGGCCACGGAGTGGACGGAGAACGTTCCTCGGGCGGCTTGGGCATAAATTCCACCTGGAGCACGCTTTCGCAGCCTTCGCGGATTGCCTTACCCACACAGTCGTTACCCGTATCGCCACCGCCAATTACCAAGACCTTGCGGCCCTTGGCGCTGAACTTTTCAGGATTCGTTTCGCCGGGTTTGTTTGCGCCATGCAAGAAATCGAGTGCGAGGAAGATACCTTCGGCTTCGCGGCCCGGGATTTTCAAGTCGCGGGCATTCGGCGTACCGATAGCGAGGAAGACTTCGTCAAAATTCTTGTGGATGTATTCCGCCGAAATGTCCTTGCCGATTTCGGTGCTGCAGACAAACTTGATGCCGGCTTCTTCGAGGAGCTTGACGCGGCGATCGATGACCGACTTGTCGAGTTTCCAGTTCGGAATACCGTAGCGCAGGAGGCCGCCCACCTTTTCACGCTTTTCGTAAACGGTAACGGCGTAGCCCTTGCGGCGGAGCGCTTCGGCAGCAAAGAGGCCTGCAGGACCCGAGCCGATCACCGCGGCAGTCTTGCCGTTCCATTCTGCAGCAGGGAGCGTTACGCGGCCTTCTTCGAAGGCGGTTTCGATGATATACTTTTCAATCTGGCGAACCATCACCGGGTCGTTATGCACGTTGCCCGTACAAGCGGATTCGCAAAGTGCGGGGCAAACGCGGCCCGTAAATTCGGGGAAGAACGCCGTCTTGCTGATGATGTTGTAGGCACGTTCGGCATTCCCTGCAGCGACAGCCGCATTGAATTCGGGCACCAGGTTACCAAGCGGACAACCCGCACCGTGACAGAACGGAATGCCACACGTATGGCAGCGTGAACCCTGCTGCACGATTTCCAGTGAAGTCAACTTGCGTTCGACTTCGTTGTTGTCCTTGATTCGCTCTTCGACAGGGCGGTAAACATCTGCGATTCTTTTAATTTCTTCCATATATACCTCAGCCCTTCTTTGCCAATGCGTTACGATAGTCGACCGGGAAGATCTTTACGAACTTCGGACGTTCGCTGTTCCAGTTTTCAAGGATGCGCTTACCCTTTTCGCTACCCGTTGCCTGAACGTGCTGTTCAATAAAGTCAATGAGTTCGCGTTCGCTGTCGGTACCGGCAAGCACACTTTCAAGGTCCACGGAGCCCACGTTGCAGCTTAGGTCGAAGTGACCCGTTTCGTCGTACACGTAAGCAAAGCCACCAGTCATACCTGCGGCGAAGTTCACGCCTACGCGACCGAGCACGACCACGCGACCACCCGTCATGTATTCGCAACCATGGTCACCCACGCCTTCCGAGACAAGGAGCATGCCGGAGTTACGGATACCGAAGCGTTCGCCAGCGAGACCGTTGATGAACACCTTACCGCTAGTACCACCGTAACCAATCACGTTACCGGCAATGACGTTGTCTTCGGCCTTGAAGGTGGCGTTGTGCGGCGGGCGCACGATAATCTTACCGCCCGAGAGGCCCTTACCCATAAAGTCGTTGGCTTCGCCTTCCAGATCGAGCGTGACACCCGGAGCAAGGAAGGCACCGAAGCTCTGGCCCGCGACACCCTGAAGGTGAATGCGGATGGTATCTTCGGGGAGGCCCTTCACGCCAAAGTGTTCGTCCACTTCGCCGGAAAGTTCCGTACCCACCGTACGGTCGGTGTTGTGCACCACCGTGCAGAGTTCCACGGCAGTACCCTTTTCGAGGGTTTCCTTGACGAACGGCAAGAGTTCGCGGCGGTCGAAGTTGACCAGTTCTTCCTTGACGTAGTTCTTGTCGAAAGACTTGACGCCACCCTTGACGGTTTCGAAAATCTTGGAGAAGTCGAGGTTCTTGGCCTTGTAGAAGGCGATGGCGGAATCCTTTTCGAGGAGGTCGCTACGGCCGCAGGCTTCTTCGAGAGAGCGGAGACCGAGGCTTGCGAGGATTTCGCGGACTTCGTCGGCGATGAAGAACAGGAAGTTTTCAACGTATTCCGGCTTGCCAGCAAAGCGCTTGCGGAAGTCGGCATCCTGCGTTGCAATACCCATGGGGCACTGGTTCGTATGGCACTTGCGGTCCATCACGCAACCAAGGCTTACGAGAAGGTTCGTAGCAAAGCCGAATTCTTCGGCACCGAGGAGGGCTGCCACCACAATGTCGCGGCCCGTCTTGAGCTGGCCATCGACCTGGAGCTTGATACGACCGCGCAAGTCATTGAGCACAAGGGTCTGTTCCGCTTCGGCAATACCGAGTTCCCACGGGAGGCCGGCATGCTTGATAGAGGTCAGCGGAGATGCACCCGTACCGCCATCGTGGCCAGAAATGAGCACCACGTCGGCATGAGCCTTGGCAACACCGGCTGCAACCGTACCCACACCCACTTCGGACACGAGCTTCACGGAAACACGAGCCTTCGGGTTGGAGTTACGCAGGTCGTAAATGAGCTGGGCCAAGTCTTCGATAGAGTAAATATCATGGTGCGGCGGAGGAGAAATCAGCGACACATTCGGCGTACTGTGACGGATACGAGCCACAAAGTCGTTCACCTTGTGAGCAGGCAGCTGGCCACCTTCACCGGGCTTTGCACCCTGAGCCATCTTGATCTGCAAATCCTTTGCGTGGCGCAGGTAGTCAATCGTGACACCAAAGCGGCCCGAAGCAATCTGGCGGATAGCGGAGCTACGGATATCACCGTTCGGAGCCGGAGTATCGCGATCCGGGTCTTCACCACCTTCACCGCAGTTGCTCATGGCACCGATGCGGTTCATGGCGATAGCGATGGTTTCGTGAGCTTCGGGGCTCAAAGAACCAAGGCTCATAGCGCCAGCCACAAAGTGCTTGACAATGGATTCGCGGCTTTCGACTTCGGAAATATCGATCGGAGTCGCTTCCTTGAACTTGAAGAGGCCGCGGAGCGTTGCCTGACGTTCGGACTGATCGTTAATGAGCTTGCTGTAAACCTTGAACTTTTCGTAGTCGCCACCCTGCACAGCCTGACGGAATGCGGCCAAGGACTGCGGAGTCCACAAGTGCTTTTCGCCTTCCTTGCGGTAAGCGTACTGACCACCGGACTGAAGCACCTTGCTTGCGTCGGCAAAGGCAATCTTCTGACGTTCGCCCACTTCGGTAGC is part of the uncultured Fibrobacter sp. genome and encodes:
- a CDS encoding glutamate synthase subunit beta, giving the protein MEEIKRIADVYRPVEERIKDNNEVERKLTSLEIVQQGSRCHTCGIPFCHGAGCPLGNLVPEFNAAVAAGNAERAYNIISKTAFFPEFTGRVCPALCESACTGNVHNDPVMVRQIEKYIIETAFEEGRVTLPAAEWNGKTAAVIGSGPAGLFAAEALRRKGYAVTVYEKREKVGGLLRYGIPNWKLDKSVIDRRVKLLEEAGIKFVCSTEIGKDISAEYIHKNFDEVFLAIGTPNARDLKIPGREAEGIFLALDFLHGANKPGETNPEKFSAKGRKVLVIGGGDTGNDCVGKAIREGCESVLQVEFMPKPPEERSPSTPWPDWPYMLRTSYAQHEGGERRWNVSSKQFIVKDGRVAGVEAVRVEWEMSPQGRPLKPNEVPNSTEVIDTDLVVLAMGFTGVPAEGIVNDLGLQLTPRTAIIPDPARHIYAVGDCANGASLVVRAMADAKRVVGSL